From the genome of Cryptococcus tetragattii IND107 chromosome 8, whole genome shotgun sequence, one region includes:
- a CDS encoding urate oxidase, with product MSQQLGYLSAARYGKDLVKIARVVRDGEQHHIVEYTLRVLLEGEIETSYTKADNSCVVATDTVKNTCNIFAKTSPYVLDAPVFALHLGLHFVTKYKHIHKCFVDIVGLKWSRISVDGKPHKWSFVRDGDEKAIVECAVDASAGSESATADLKIGIKDLLVLKTSGSAFENFYRDENTTLADVADRIFSTSVSLQCSISLPPNTPLTMDNLGSIAKELDFPKMKELILKDVLDTFATDESASVQATLYLTLQKILTSCPAVKDASMQLPNKHYIPINLSAFGLDNKLGYEGGAEVFYPAADPSGYITATVTRK from the exons ATGTCTCAGCAGCTTGGCTACCTCTCCGCTGCTCGTTACG GTAAAGACCTTGTTAAGATCGCTCGAGTTGTCCGTGATGGCGAGCAACACCATATCGTTGAGTACACTCTCCGAG TTCTTCTTGAGGGAGAGATTGAGACTTCTTACACCAAAGCCGATAACTCCTGCGTTGTTGCTACTGACACTG TAAAGAACACTTGCAACA TCTTCGCCAAAACCTCCCCTTATGTTCTTGATGCCCCTGTCTTTGCCCTCCATCTTGGTTTACACTTTGTCACCAAATACAAGCACATCCACAAGTGTTTTGTGGATATTGTTGGCCTTAAGTGGAGCCGTATCTCA GTCGACGGCAAGCCTCACAAATGGTCCTTCGTGCGAGACGGTGACGAAAAGGCGATTGTTGAATGTGCCGTGGATGCTAGCGCCGGCTCCGAATCTGCCACCGCGGACTTGAAGATTGGTATCAAGGATCTTCTTG TTTTGAAGACGAGCGGATCAGCTTTCGAGAACTTCTACCGAGATGAGAACACCACTCTTGCTG ATGTTGCTGACCGTATTTTCTCAACGTCTGTCTCTCTCCAATGCTCgatttcccttcctcctaACACCCCTCTCACCATGGACAACCTCGGGTCTATTGCCAAGGAACTCGATTTCCCTaagatgaaggagctcATTCTCAAGGATGTCCTCGACACTTTCGCAACCGACGAAAGCGCTAGTGTTCAAGCTACTCTTTACCTCACCCTCCAGAAGATTTTAACTTCATGTCCTGCCGTCAAGGACGCCTCTATGCAGTTGCCCAACAAGCACTACAT ACCTATCAACCTTAGTGCTTTTGGCCTGGACAACAAGTTGGGTTACGAAGGTGGTGCCGAAGTCTTTTATCCTGCTGCCGATCCCAGTGGTTACATTACGGCCACTGTCACCAGGAAGTAA
- a CDS encoding T-complex protein 1, zeta subunit yields MSSIELINPKAESVRRTQALQVNTAGAVGLANVVKSNLGPRGTIKMLVDGSGQIKMTKDGKVLLSEMQIQNPTAAMIARTAVAQDEQCGDGTTSVVLLVGELLKQADRYIQEGVHPRVIGDGFDIAKKEALNFLDSFKQTPKLDRANLISVSHTSLATKLHAKLAQKLAADVVDAVLAIQPPEVTEPGAHREPIDLHMIEVMKMQHKTDTDTQLIKGLVMDHGARHPDMPKRVENAYILTLNVSLEYEKTEVNSGFFYSSAEQREKLVESERRFVDSKLKKIVELKNAVCDVAVGSNEKPKNFVVINQKGIDPMSLDVLAKNGILALRRAKRRNMERLQFACGGIAQNSVEDLTPDVLGWAGLVYEHTLGEEKYTFVEDVKEPKSVTMLIKGPNAHTMTQIQDALRDGFRSIKNAIEDNCVVPGAGAFELACSAHLNSSLKTLAKGRAKLGVQAFAEAMLVIPKTLAANGGYDVQDAIVGLQQELEEAGEDGVVGLDLKSGEPMDPVAEGVWDNYRVKRQMLHGAATIAVNLLNVDEVLRAGRSSLKEGPGP; encoded by the exons ATGTCCAGCATAGAACTGATAAACCCAAAAGCTGAGAGTGTGAGGAGGACGCAAGCTCTCCAGGTCAACACG GCTGGTGCTGTTGGTCTTGCGAATGTCGTCAAATCCAACCTCG GTCCTAGGGGAACTATCAAAATGCTGGTGGACGGCTCTGGGCAAATTAAGATGACCAAG GATGGTAAAGTCCTTCTATCTGAGATGCAGATCCAG AATCCCACTGCCGCTATGATTGCCCGAACGGCGGTGGCGCAGGACGAGCAATGTGGTGACGGCACAACGTCGGTTGTTCTTCTCGTCGGGGAGCTTTTGAAACAAGCGGACAGATATATCCAGGAAGGTGTTCATCCGCGAGTGATTGGAGATGGTTTCGACATTGCTAAGAAGGAGGCCTTGAAC TTCCTTGACTCTTTCAAGCAGACCCCTAAACTCGATCGTGCCAACCTCATATCTGTTTCCCACACCTCCCTCGCTACAAAACTCCACGCCAAACTCGCTCAAAAGCTTGCCGCCGATGTTGTCGATGCCGTCCTTGCCATCCAGCCTCCTGAAGTCACCGAACCTGGAGCTCATCGAGAACCCATCGACCTTCACATGATTgaagtgatgaagatgcagcACAAGACCGACACAGACACCCAGCTGATTAAGGGACTGGTTATGGACCATGGTGCTAGACATCCCGACATGCCCAAGCGGGTGGAGAACGCCTACATCTTGACGCTCAACGTTTCCCTTGAGTACGAGAAAACTGAAGTCAACTCAGGCTTTTTCTATTCCTCAGCGGagcaaagggaaaagctCGTTGAGTCTGAAAGACGATTCGTTGATTCCAAGCTTAAGAAGATCGTTGAGCTCAAGAATGCTGTGTGCGACGTGGCTGTTGGATCAAACGAGAAACCCAAGAATTTCGTTGTAATCAACCAAAAGGGTATTGATCCTATGAGCTTGGATGTCCTTGCTAAGAACGGTATTCTCGCTTTAAGGCGTgcgaagagaaggaacaTGGAGCG ATTACAATTTGCTTGTGGCGGTATTGCTCAAAATTCCGTGGAGGATTTGACCCCAGATGTCCTTGGTTGGGCTGGTCTCGTGTACGAGCACACTcttggtgaagaaaagtACACTTTTGTGGAGGATGTGAAGGAACCAAAATCAGTTACCATGCTCATCAAGGGTCCCAACGCCCATACCATGACTCAAATTCAAGACGCTCTTCGAGATGGCTTCCGTTCCATCAAAAACGCCATTGAAGACAACTGTGTTGTTCCTGGTGCGGGTGCATTCGAGCTCGCTTGCTCCGCTCATCTCAATTCATCCTTGAAGACTCTCGCCAAGGGCCGAGCCAAGCTTGGTGTTCAGGCTTTCGCTGAAGCTATGCTTGTGATCCCTAAGACTCTTGCGGCGAATGGAGGATACGACGTGCAGGATGCCATTGTGGGTTTGCagcaggagctggaggaagccggtgaagatggtgtCGTGGGTTTGGATTTGAAGAGTGGAGAGCCAATGGACCCTGTTGCTGAGGGTGTGTGGGATAACTACAGAGTGAAGAGGCAGATGTTGCACGGAGC GGCAACTATTGCTGTGAATTTGTTGAACGTCGACGAAGTGCTTAGGGCAGGAAGATCATC ACTCAAAGAAGGCCCCGGTCCTTAG
- a CDS encoding E3 ubiquitin-protein ligase BRE1 — MNADLKRVRENTLDDSPSPSAKRRLNSNASSPIQPSDDEGMAEWMKIVEVKRKEAIYRQMLEYRRTSERETKRANDLEAQRRVLEASFHAVELCWTQIVAAVRDLAGAEDLQLKEDEVLEPLLDPSTPVPELEKALQSRLPITTQLVTRFVDLVAHNATRPASEADLQARCLKLEAEASALRSNSKLLESEISALKGSRDDAQRDLQRTRKALDRERMEHSKAQEEWKEERTRGDRATPNLRANGSGHSTPNGKIDTEKKFYSGAGPSVVGVLQDTSELEQLAASRLKQLEQLHIERTQLQQEVDRLKILANHPSETALRESPFFQVYLHQLSTSINHAEALQTRFTATECKLDQLRDSNGEFREAVLAEARAQTEALRAQMAKKDSDIARLRGQRDELNGEIMERRAKEIEKCKYTEQIENLAKSRQERISFLTSEVRRLKGKLAAAHGSDGYLSFLRESGIDGDYVKDLEAKVVSSQDQINALTSQLERVSSDTATGRSETEVRAELESAKRLLAGYERILGPNPEAAEDVKYLSQQLEKKEKERASLEMRLEEAEAATNALYSEVEGLSKLWETLDQTVKSKVLELRDGEQKITRLATEKAKADNKYFAAMRAKEAVDMEAKAAQRSVEKQLRLLERAQEVEMSLRSQITANEKGLTALKNNALDLQNQLATVVAEKTQLELRLQQSQSALAEAQQIMHQRVAEASAEKEARAKLQDEADGQMKTIKKLKERQDAVAAASQTGMSDHEWAITQERDKLLKLLKCSCCEQNFKQQVIVKCMHTFCKQCLEQRIASRQRKCPACGLAFAKEDIQTLYWQ, encoded by the exons ATGAACGCAGACCTCAAAAGGGTTCGCGAGAATACACTTGATGACAGCCCTTCGCCATCCGCTAAACGAAGGTTAAACAGCAATGCGTCGTCGCCAATACAACCttcagatgatgagggcATGGCagagtggatgaagatagTTGAG GTCAAACGTAAGGAGGCCATCTACCGCCAAATGTTGGAATATCGACGTACCTCTGAACGTGAAACTAAAAGAGCCAATGACCTAGAAGCACAGCGACGTGTCCTTGAGGCTAGTTTTCACGCAGTTGAGTTGTGCTGGACCCAA ATTGTTGCTGCGGTTAGGGATCTAGCGGGCGCCGAAGATCTACAAttaaaagaagatgaggtttTAGAGC CCTTACTGGATCCATCAACTCCTGTGCCGGAGCTGGAAAAGGCGCTACAAAGTAGATTACCCATTACGACACAATTAGTGACTCGTTTTGTTGATCTTGTGGCTCATAATGCTACTAGACCGGCCTCCGAAGCAGATTTACAAGCCCGCTGCTTGAAGTTGGAAGCCGAGGCCAGTGCTCTCCGTTCCAATTCGAAATTACTAGAATCTGAGATCTCGGCTCTTAAAGGTTCTCGTGATGATGCACAGCGGGACTTGCAAAGAACTCGGAAGGCGCTGGATCGAGAACGGATGGAGCACAGCAAGGCTCaagaagagtggaaagaggaacgAACAAGGGGAGATCGAGCGACCCCCAATTTACGGGCGAATGGATCAGGCCACTCGACTCCCAATGGAAAGATCGAcacagagaagaagtttTATAGTGGTGCCGGTCCATCTGTGGTGGGCGTGCTGCAAGATACTTCAGAATTAGAACAACTAGCTGCGTCAAGGCTGAAGCAACTAGAACAGCTTCACATTGAGCGAACCCAACTTCAACAAGAGGTCGATAGATTGAAGATCTTG GCGAATCATCCTTCTGAAACTGCCCTTCGAGAATCCCCATTCTTCCAAGTctatcttcatcaactttccacctccatcaacCATGCCGAAGCTCTTCAGACCCGCTTTACAGCTACTGAATGCAAATTGGATCAACTTCGTGATTCCAATGGTGAATTTCGTGAAGCGGTCCTTGCTGAAGCACGAGCACAGACAGAGGCTTTACGGGCCCAAATGGCTAAAAAGGACTCTGATATTGCCAGGCTACGGGGCCAGCGTGACGAATTGAACGGTGAAATCATGGAACGACGAGCCAAGGAAATTGAGAAGTGCAAGTATACAGAACAAATAGAGAACCTGGCGAAGTCTAGGCAAGAGAGAATCAGCTTCCTCACTTCTGAGGTTCGACGCTTAAAAGGCAAACTTGCAGCTGCGCATGGTTCCGATGGTTATCTGTCGTTCCTCAGAGAATCTGGTATCGATGGCGACTATGTTAAAGATCTGGAGGCAAAGGTTGTTTCTTCTCAAGATCAGATCAATGCTCTTACTTCTCAGTTGGAACGCGTCTCTTCAGATACTGCTActggaagaagcgaaaCTGAGGTCCGGGCTGAGCTTGAATCTGCCAAGCGTCTACTTGCTGGCTATGAGAGGATTTTGGGACCCAATCCAGAAGCTGCGGAGGACGTGAAGTATTTGTCCCAGCAGctagagaagaaggagaaagagagggcgTCGCTAGAAATGAGGTTGGAGGAGGCTGAGGCGGCTACCAATGCGTTGTATtcagaagttgaaggacTGTCAAAATTGTGGGAAACTTTGGATCAGACGGTGAAGAGCAAGGTACTGGAATTGAGGGATGGGGAGCAGAAAATTACGCGATTAGCCACTGAG AAAGCGAAAGCTGATAATAAGTACTTTGCCGCCATGCGTGCGAAAGAAGCAGTCGATATGGAGGCGAAGGCGGCTCAGCGTAGCGTAGAAAAGCAGTTGCGGTTGTTGGAACGAGCACAGGAAGTTGAAATGAGTCTGCGGTCTCAGATT ACCGCCAATGAGAAAGGTTTAACTGCTCTGAAAAATAACGCTCTGGATTTGCAAAATCAGCTCGCGACTGTTGTCGCTGAGAAGACCCAGCTCGAACTTCGACTCCAACAATCTCAGAGCGCTCTCGCAGAGGCACAACAGATCATGCATCAACGCGTAGCTGAAGCGAGtgcggagaaggaagcgagAGCCAAGTTGCAAGACGAAGCAGATGGGCAAATGAAGACAATAAAGAAACTGAAAGAGAGGCAGGACGCGGTAGCAGCGGCCTCGCAGACTGGGATGTCAGATCACGAATGGGCGATAACGCAAGAGCGAGACAAGTTGCTC AAATTGCTCAAATGCTCTTGTTGCGAACAAAACTTCAAGCAACAGGTTATTGTCAAATGCATGCACA CTTTCTGCAAGCAATGTCTTGAGCAGCGTATCGCCTCTCGTCAACGGAAATGCCCGGCATGTGGACTGGCCTTCGCGAAGGAAGATATACAAACGTTGTATTGGCAATAA
- a CDS encoding ribonuclease HII, translating into MSVSIDPVNLVPVPPLRDSYVFHSPLPVAEQNSEEGWIMGIDEAGRGRPMVYAAAYCPLSFKPTLESIGFDDSKALSAETRQTLWETFEAHSPLCYSSSTLSPQDISSGMLRKVPINLNRQAEDSTVGLIQAALNRGINVTECYVDALGPAPQWQARLTAIFPAIKFTVCPKADSLFKIVGAASIVAKVTRDRYVHGWVDPEDVVHRATDVKSEDEEEVIRGSGYPSDPKTQAYLKKSIDPVFGYKGIVRFSWATIKVLLDKQGVESKWIDDTTQRSAANRFSTGTDNERPKVWRDLGVSSVGEL; encoded by the exons ATGTCCGTTTCCATTGATCCTGTAAACTTGGTACCTGTACCTCCATTGCGGGACTCCTATGTCTTCCACTCGCCTCTTCCCGTTGCAGAACAAAATTCTGAGGAGGGCTGGATCATGGGTATCGATGAAGCGGGTCGAGGCC GACCAATGGTTTATGCTGCAGCTTATTGTCCTTTGTCATTTAAACCTACCTTGGAAAGCATTGGCTTCGACG ACTCTAAGGCACTATCCGCCGAGACTAGGCAGACACTCTGGGAGACTTTTGAGGCCCACTCTCCCTTGTGTTATTCTTCGTCGACCTTATCGCCCCAAGACATTTCATCCGGCATGCTCCGTAAAGTGCCCATAAATCTTAATAGACAAGCAGAG GATTCTACAGTGGGCCTAATCCAGGCAGCCTTAAATAGAGGTATCAACGTTACTGAA TGTTACGTTGATGCCCTTGGCCCTGCCCCTCAATGGCAGGCCAGACTTACTGCGATATTCCCTGCTATCAAGTTCACCGTGTGCCCCAAAGCTGACAGTCTATTCAAAATCGTCGGTGCTGCATCAATTGTGGCCAAGGTTACAAGAGATAGATATGTCCATGGCTGGGTTGATCCGGAGGATGTGGTCCATAG AGCTACCGATGTCAAgtcagaggatgaagaggaagttaTAAGAGGCAGCGGTTATCCATCTGACCCCAAGACACAAGCGTATCTCAAGAAATCCATAGATCCTGTTTTCGGCTACAAGGGCATTGTCAGATTTTCGTGGGCAACTATCAAAGTCCTCCTCGATAAACAAGGTGTGGAAAGTAAATG GATAGATGACACAACGCAACGTTCAGCAGCCAATCGGTTCTCGACTGGTACAGACAACGAGCGACCCAAGGTTTGGAGAGATCTGGGCGTCTCTTCTGTGGGCGAGCTTTGA
- a CDS encoding mitochondrial 54S ribosomal protein uL29m: MSRLPRLSTLTHAFRRMHTEGRQIDHNGPSTPPPHHSPPADPSAHAPLPQPVITDAPPLATPEPRFTRKGKPIFTRPARQVTVHLPSGYPEPTKYPPPPEYYEGLEEKRKEPHPLWQFFHVPVKSQGRPSEVYPNQGFGSLESLAPEDANLHSGRAWTAAELRQKSFKELHTLWYVLLRERNVLATQREERRRLGIGSRVDGVLNAKRGFRCRKSMARIKYVLNERRLGLIAAAGPHLPIDAPHIPWSSSPTTDPAGATAAIRGERPDSKRIAEFEGAGFGGSMQAESFIEDEDVAEEEVEARDEGFGGGKEAEKFVDEVEVKDGKVEKKE, from the exons ATGTCCCGTCTCCCCCGTCTCTCCACGCTCACGCATGCTTTCCGTCGTATGCACACAGAGGGCCGACAAATCGACCACAATGGCCCATCCACCCCTCCCCCACACCATTCCCCGCCCGCCGACCCTTCAGCCCacgctcctcttcctcaaccaGTTATCACCGACGCACCTCCTCTTGCGACCCCGGAGCCCCGCTTCacaagaaagggaaagcCCATATTCACCCGACCTGCTCGTCAAGTCACCGTTCATCTGCCCAGTGGTTACCCCGAACCGACAAAgtaccctcctcctccagagTACTATGAAGGTCTCGAAGAAAAGCGGAAAGAGCCCCACCCGCTCTGGCAATTCTTCCACGTACCTGTAAAGTCGCAAGGAAGGCCTTCAGAGGTTTACCCGAATCAGGGATTTGGTAGTTTGGAATCGCTCGCGCCGGAAGATGCAAACTTGCATAGCG GTCGAGCTTGGACAGCAGCGGAGTTGAGGCAAAAGAGTTTCAAGGAACTCCACACTCTGTGGTATGTTCTTTTGCGAGAGAGGAATGTGCTTGCTACTCAGAGGGAAGAGCGACGGAGGTTGGGTATCGGATCAAGGGTGGATGGTGTTTTGAACGCCAAGCGTGGATTCCGA TGCCGAAAATCAATGGCGAGGATCAAGTACGTCCTCAACGAACGCCGTCTCGGTCTCATCGCCGCTGCCGGCCCTCATCTCCCCATCGACGCCCCTCACATTCCTTGGTCATCATCTCCTACCACCGACCCTGCAGGAGCTACCGCTGCTATCCGAGGCGAACGTCCCGACTCTAAACGTATTGCCGAGTTTGAAGGTGCCGGTTTTGGTGGTAGCATGCAAGCAGAGTCGTTTatcgaggatgaagacgttgcggaggaggaggttgaggccCGGGATGAAGGTTTCGGAGGAGGCAAGGAGGCGGAAAAATTTGTAGATGAGGTCGAAGTCAAGGATGgcaaggtggagaagaaggagtag